The stretch of DNA GTACCTGTCCCTCTGTCCACACTTGCATTTTGTTAAATACCAATGTAATATATAAATGACAAATGCAATATATATCATACACACAGGAGAAAACAATGGTTAATCGTATTAAAATTGCTCGAATGGAAAAGGGTTTAACACAAACAGAGTTAGCTAAAATAATTGGCGTCACTCGGCAAACGATAGGCTTAATTGAAAAAGGAGATTACAATCCAAGTCTTCAATTATGTATTTCAATCGCTAAAGCTTTAGACAAAACATTAAATGATTTATTTTGGGAGGAATAAGAGTGAGTGTTTTACAATGGTTATCCAATGATGAATATAAACAGCGGGAAATTTCTAAGTTTATCGTGGAAGGGGCTGTACTTCAATTTATTTCATCCTTTATCATGATTATCTTATATTTAAATACAAATATAGAGCCGTTATTTTTACTGCTTGCCCCATTCCTAGTTTTCTTATTTTATACTTTCTTACGCTATGTACTTTCTGGTATTGAATATGCGAATGTGTTTTCAGAAGACGAAATAAAAACGGCAAAAAAGCGTAATTTAACACGCTCACTTAGTTTTTTTATTACCATGATGATTGCATCCTTAATAGTCGGGCGTCCGATATTTGATAGTGTAATGGTTTCATTAATT from Sutcliffiella cohnii encodes:
- a CDS encoding helix-turn-helix transcriptional regulator is translated as MVNRIKIARMEKGLTQTELAKIIGVTRQTIGLIEKGDYNPSLQLCISIAKALDKTLNDLFWEE